The proteins below are encoded in one region of Phycicoccus sp. M110.8:
- a CDS encoding S24/S26 family peptidase, which produces MLSLCLVVVKGRSMEPTLHTGDRMVVLRGAPPKLGRLAIVRLPPDESGTPRPLAVKRVTMRDPEDPRRYWVESDNQAMPGVADSWTYGVGSLGRDQIRGLVLFRLPHRVRLPRVRRRRRRPD; this is translated from the coding sequence GTGCTGAGCCTCTGCCTCGTCGTCGTCAAGGGCCGCTCGATGGAGCCCACGCTGCACACCGGCGACCGGATGGTGGTCCTGCGCGGCGCTCCCCCGAAGCTGGGTCGGCTCGCCATCGTCCGCCTGCCCCCGGACGAGTCGGGCACGCCCCGGCCGCTGGCGGTCAAACGGGTCACCATGCGTGATCCGGAGGACCCCAGGCGGTACTGGGTGGAGAGTGACAACCAGGCCATGCCGGGCGTCGCCGACTCGTGGACCTACGGTGTGGGGTCGCTCGGGCGCGACCAGATCCGTGGACTGGTCCTGTTCCGGCTCCCCCACCGGGTGCGCCTGCCGCGGGTGCGCCGGCGACGGCGACGCCCCGACTGA
- a CDS encoding IPT/TIG domain-containing protein translates to MPPSRLLDTRTNLGGAGPVAAKGTVHLQVTGRGGIPTTGVSAVVLNVTVTSPTAPGFITAYPDGATRPTSSNLNFTAGQSIPNLVVAKLSTDGKVALYNGSPGTTQLIADVAGYYLAGSVTSPGGFQALDPARLLDTRTNLGGAGPVAAKGTVHLQVTGRGGIPTTGVSAVVLNVTVTSPTAPGFITAYPDGATRPTSSNLNFTAGQSIPNLVVAKLSTDGKVALYNGSSGTTQLIADVAGYYLGASAAAPQPAPAVTGITPSHGPSAGGTMVIVSGTDLTNASQVLFGNVPGINITVSAAGQLSVSSPPGTGTVDVRVTTPAGTSAPVAAARFTYDTPTWCQGAYSPEVHVSGSLAASTTWGTDCAGQYVVDSTVTVPTGVLLTVLPGTVVKFSPSTGLVVNGTLNAAGTATNPVILTSVWDTTTGADTTTIVSNPSTPQPGDWKGINAPNSSGATITVAHTTIAYASTGVAMPNGGSLSLTASTITKTDGGVYASALTNPVITGNTFTAITNLEINLTYSGITLAKLDGNTATNSTGAPVIELSSCALTTSGTFPWTSTNLNPVIWGGLTIPTGTTLTLNPGTILKLYGSSGLVVNGTLNAAGTATNPVILTSVWDTTTGADTTTIVSNPSTPQPGDWKGIKLSAVKGAVFDHLVIRYADTAIQVGQLTDLTVDNSQFAYNTRAFSVGNAVGDDPVTQSLVTAIQSSDKVGVSACLPPYTSFVHGSGNWYGRNGFPGVGGDWTQYLGLAAGDASTLYSWVTPFYDTNFDLGTNTIPWTLYSCPPLAIPPFPVTPILTNVESAGGTTAYVRPMSPPFPALVEQ, encoded by the coding sequence TTGCCGCCGTCACGGCTGCTCGACACCCGCACCAACCTCGGTGGCGCGGGACCAGTGGCGGCCAAGGGAACAGTGCACCTGCAGGTCACCGGCCGCGGCGGGATCCCCACCACCGGCGTGTCAGCCGTGGTCCTCAACGTCACCGTCACCAGCCCCACCGCACCAGGCTTCATCACCGCCTACCCGGACGGCGCCACCCGCCCCACCTCCTCCAACCTCAACTTCACCGCCGGCCAGAGCATCCCCAACCTCGTCGTGGCCAAGCTCAGCACCGACGGCAAGGTCGCCCTCTACAACGGGTCCCCCGGCACCACCCAGCTCATCGCCGACGTCGCCGGCTACTACCTCGCCGGCAGCGTGACCAGCCCCGGAGGTTTCCAAGCGCTCGACCCGGCACGCCTGCTCGACACCCGCACCAACCTCGGTGGCGCGGGACCAGTGGCGGCCAAGGGAACAGTGCACCTGCAGGTCACCGGCCGCGGCGGGATCCCCACCACCGGCGTGTCAGCCGTGGTCCTCAACGTCACCGTCACCAGCCCCACCGCACCAGGCTTCATCACCGCCTACCCGGACGGCGCCACCCGCCCCACCTCCTCCAACCTCAACTTCACCGCCGGCCAGAGCATCCCCAACCTCGTCGTGGCCAAGCTCAGCACCGACGGCAAGGTCGCCCTCTACAACGGGTCCTCCGGCACCACCCAGCTCATCGCCGATGTCGCCGGCTACTACCTCGGCGCGTCGGCTGCAGCACCGCAGCCTGCACCCGCCGTCACCGGCATCACCCCCAGCCACGGCCCCTCCGCTGGCGGGACGATGGTCATCGTGAGCGGGACCGACCTGACGAACGCCAGTCAGGTGCTGTTCGGGAACGTTCCGGGCATCAACATCACCGTGTCGGCGGCGGGTCAGCTCTCCGTCAGCTCGCCTCCTGGTACGGGAACCGTGGATGTCAGGGTCACCACACCCGCCGGAACTTCGGCACCGGTCGCCGCAGCCCGTTTTACGTACGACACCCCGACGTGGTGCCAGGGCGCGTACTCACCCGAGGTGCATGTTTCGGGCTCGTTGGCTGCAAGCACGACGTGGGGCACCGATTGTGCGGGCCAGTACGTTGTCGACAGTACTGTCACGGTGCCGACCGGGGTCCTGTTGACGGTACTGCCGGGCACAGTCGTCAAGTTCAGCCCCTCGACCGGGCTGGTCGTCAACGGCACCCTCAACGCCGCCGGCACCGCCACCAACCCGGTGATCCTGACCTCCGTCTGGGACACCACCACCGGCGCCGACACCACCACCATCGTCTCCAACCCCTCCACCCCCCAACCCGGCGACTGGAAAGGCATCAACGCTCCCAACAGCAGCGGCGCCACCATCACCGTGGCGCACACCACGATCGCCTACGCCTCCACCGGCGTCGCGATGCCCAACGGCGGCAGTCTGTCCCTCACCGCCAGCACCATCACCAAGACCGACGGCGGGGTCTACGCCAGCGCCCTGACCAACCCCGTCATCACCGGCAACACCTTCACCGCCATCACCAACCTCGAGATCAACCTCACCTACTCAGGCATCACCCTGGCCAAGCTCGACGGCAACACCGCCACCAACTCCACCGGCGCCCCAGTCATCGAACTCAGCTCCTGCGCCCTGACCACCAGCGGCACCTTCCCCTGGACCTCCACCAACCTCAACCCCGTCATCTGGGGCGGACTGACCATCCCCACCGGCACCACCCTGACCCTCAACCCCGGCACCATCCTCAAGCTCTACGGCTCGAGCGGGCTGGTCGTCAACGGCACCCTCAACGCCGCCGGCACCGCCACCAACCCGGTGATCCTGACCTCCGTCTGGGACACCACCACCGGCGCCGACACCACCACCATCGTCTCCAACCCCTCCACCCCCCAACCCGGCGACTGGAAAGGCATCAAACTCTCCGCCGTGAAGGGAGCCGTGTTCGACCACCTCGTGATTCGATATGCCGACACGGCGATCCAAGTTGGCCAACTGACGGACCTCACGGTCGACAACTCTCAATTCGCGTACAACACCCGAGCGTTCTCGGTCGGTAACGCTGTGGGCGACGATCCCGTGACGCAGAGCTTGGTGACGGCAATTCAGAGCTCCGACAAGGTCGGCGTCTCAGCCTGCCTCCCGCCGTACACCTCGTTCGTGCACGGCAGCGGGAACTGGTACGGGCGTAACGGCTTCCCCGGAGTCGGCGGCGACTGGACCCAGTACCTGGGTCTGGCCGCTGGGGATGCGTCCACCCTGTACTCATGGGTCACGCCCTTCTACGACACCAACTTCGATCTGGGGACGAACACCATCCCGTGGACTCTCTACAGTTGCCCCCCACTCGCGATTCCCCCATTCCCCGTCACACCAATCCTCACGAACGTCGAGAGCGCGGGAGGAACCACCGCATACGTGCGCCCGATGAGCCCCCCCTTTCCAGCTCTCGTCGAGCAGTAG
- the sodN gene encoding superoxide dismutase, Ni, with translation MLSRFFRTTEVSAHCDLPCGVYDPAQARIEAESIKAIIAKVADNNDPDFRTRAVVIKEQRSELVKHHLWVLWTDYFKAPHFEKYPQLHTLFNEATKLAGASGTKGEFDAGKADELLAKIDEIDKIFKETKAA, from the coding sequence ATGCTCTCCCGTTTCTTCCGCACCACTGAGGTCAGCGCCCACTGCGACCTGCCTTGTGGTGTCTACGACCCCGCCCAGGCCCGCATCGAGGCCGAGTCGATCAAGGCCATCATCGCCAAGGTCGCCGACAACAACGACCCCGACTTCCGCACCCGCGCGGTGGTCATCAAGGAGCAGCGCTCCGAGCTGGTCAAGCACCACCTGTGGGTGCTGTGGACCGACTACTTCAAGGCACCGCACTTCGAGAAGTACCCGCAGCTGCACACCCTCTTCAACGAGGCCACGAAGCTCGCGGGCGCGTCCGGCACCAAGGGCGAGTTCGACGCCGGCAAGGCCGACGAGCTGCTCGCCAAGATCGACGAGATCGACAAGATCTTCAAGGAGACCAAGGCCGCCTGA
- a CDS encoding DUF3311 domain-containing protein has translation MSTDDAVDHDTVPPANKGMLAAAAVLLAIPIIALLWVSSYAKVEPKLGGFPFFIWYQFLWVFLCSGMTYTAYRLVLKARPHRPMTHATTRDDEEGDR, from the coding sequence GTGAGCACCGACGACGCTGTCGACCACGACACCGTTCCACCCGCCAACAAGGGGATGCTGGCTGCGGCCGCGGTCCTGCTGGCGATCCCGATCATCGCCCTGTTGTGGGTGAGCAGCTACGCCAAGGTCGAGCCCAAGCTGGGCGGGTTCCCCTTCTTCATCTGGTACCAGTTCCTGTGGGTCTTCCTGTGCTCGGGGATGACGTACACGGCATACCGGCTGGTCCTCAAGGCGAGGCCGCACCGTCCCATGACGCACGCGACCACCCGTGACGACGAGGAGGGCGACCGATGA
- the mctP gene encoding monocarboxylate uptake permease MctP gives MSAMVPAAANTGVNTTALVVLILLFLLVTGMGFWATRWRKADSMESLDEWGLGGRRFGTWVTWFLLGGDLYTAYTFVAVPAAMFALGAVSGFFAVPYTIVLYPIIFIFMSRLWSVSHRHGYVTPADFVKGRYGSRGLALAISLTGILATMPYIALQLVGIQAVLEVAGLGGSNALAKDLPLFIAFALLAAYTYSSGLRAPAVIAFVKDALIYLVIIVAVIYLPSKVGGWDAVFGAAEAKMAKPNPVTNKPTGAFIPSSQQYWAYASLALGSAMALFMYPHSITATLSSQNRNTIRRNASILPAYSFVLGLLALLGWVAIKAGTKPIGLDGKPNAQLVIPQLFEDMFPSWFAGVAFAAVAIGALVPAAIMSIAAANTFTRNIYRDWLKPNATHAQEAKVSKLVSLLVKAFALVFVLTLDKQNAINFQLLGGIWILQTFPAIVFGLYTRWFHRWALLVGWAVGMVYGTITAYNVVNPATKAHFGGSLAMIPSIGKMGYIAMTAFAFNLIVAAVLTLVLNALKVDRGHDETIKGDYFADAGDPRVEKHLETDVHLTTGSP, from the coding sequence ATGAGCGCGATGGTCCCCGCCGCCGCCAACACCGGCGTCAACACCACGGCCCTCGTGGTGCTCATCCTGCTGTTCCTGCTCGTCACCGGCATGGGCTTCTGGGCCACCCGCTGGCGCAAGGCCGACAGCATGGAGTCCCTCGACGAGTGGGGCCTCGGTGGTCGCCGGTTCGGCACCTGGGTGACCTGGTTCCTCCTCGGTGGCGACCTCTACACGGCATACACCTTCGTGGCGGTGCCGGCGGCGATGTTCGCCCTCGGTGCGGTCAGCGGCTTCTTCGCCGTCCCGTACACGATCGTGCTCTACCCGATCATCTTCATCTTCATGTCGCGCCTGTGGTCGGTGAGCCACCGGCACGGGTACGTCACGCCGGCCGACTTCGTGAAGGGCCGCTACGGCTCCCGCGGGCTGGCGCTGGCGATCTCGCTGACGGGCATCCTGGCGACAATGCCGTACATCGCGCTGCAGCTCGTCGGCATCCAGGCCGTGCTCGAGGTCGCCGGCCTCGGTGGCAGCAACGCCCTCGCCAAGGACCTGCCGCTGTTCATCGCGTTCGCGCTGCTCGCGGCCTACACCTACTCCAGCGGCCTCCGCGCCCCGGCGGTCATCGCGTTCGTCAAGGACGCGCTGATCTACCTGGTCATCATCGTCGCGGTCATCTACCTGCCGTCGAAGGTCGGCGGCTGGGACGCCGTGTTCGGTGCGGCCGAGGCCAAAATGGCCAAGCCCAACCCGGTGACGAACAAGCCCACGGGTGCGTTCATCCCCAGCAGCCAGCAGTACTGGGCCTACGCCTCGCTGGCACTCGGGTCGGCAATGGCGCTGTTCATGTACCCGCACTCGATCACGGCGACGCTGTCGAGCCAGAACCGCAACACCATCCGCCGCAACGCCTCGATCCTGCCGGCCTACAGCTTCGTGCTCGGTCTGCTGGCGCTGCTGGGCTGGGTCGCGATCAAGGCCGGCACCAAGCCGATCGGCCTCGACGGCAAGCCCAACGCGCAGCTGGTCATCCCCCAGCTGTTCGAGGACATGTTCCCGAGCTGGTTCGCCGGCGTCGCCTTCGCCGCCGTCGCCATCGGTGCGCTCGTGCCGGCGGCGATCATGTCGATCGCGGCCGCGAACACCTTCACCCGCAACATCTACCGCGACTGGCTGAAGCCCAACGCGACGCACGCCCAGGAGGCCAAGGTCTCCAAGCTCGTCTCGCTGCTGGTCAAGGCGTTCGCGCTGGTGTTCGTGCTCACCCTCGACAAGCAGAACGCCATCAACTTCCAGCTCCTCGGTGGCATCTGGATCCTGCAGACGTTCCCCGCGATCGTCTTCGGGCTCTACACCCGCTGGTTCCACCGCTGGGCCCTGCTCGTCGGCTGGGCCGTCGGCATGGTCTACGGCACCATCACCGCCTACAACGTGGTCAACCCCGCCACCAAGGCCCACTTCGGCGGCTCGCTGGCCATGATCCCCAGCATCGGCAAGATGGGCTACATCGCGATGACCGCGTTCGCGTTCAACCTGATCGTCGCCGCGGTCCTGACCCTGGTGCTCAACGCGCTCAAGGTCGACAGGGGCCACGACGAGACGATCAAGGGTGACTACTTCGCCGACGCCGGCGACCCCCGCGTCGAGAAGCACCTCGAGACCGACGTCCACCTCACCACCGGGTCGCCGTGA